A genomic stretch from Veillonellales bacterium includes:
- the kduD gene encoding 2-dehydro-3-deoxy-D-gluconate 5-dehydrogenase KduD, giving the protein MFDLTGKVAIVTGATAGLGQGMAVALATAGADIVGVGRRTSAETKNKVLETGRRFLGIEADLLSIEPIQGIVSRTVAEFGHVDILVNNAGIIRRQDAVEFSEKDWDDVMNINIKTVFFFSQAAARQFIKQGKGGKIINIASMLSFQGGIRVPSYTASKSGVMGVTRLLANEWAKYNINVNGIAPGYMATDNTAPLRADAVRSAEILERIPAGRWGTPEDLGGPVVFLASQASDYVNGYTLAVDGGWLAR; this is encoded by the coding sequence ATGTTTGACTTAACGGGGAAAGTGGCAATTGTGACCGGGGCGACTGCCGGTCTCGGACAGGGAATGGCAGTCGCTCTGGCGACAGCCGGCGCCGATATCGTGGGCGTCGGGAGAAGAACGTCAGCAGAAACGAAAAATAAGGTACTGGAAACCGGACGCAGGTTTTTGGGAATTGAAGCTGATTTGTTGAGCATTGAACCGATTCAGGGAATCGTTAGCCGGACAGTTGCTGAATTCGGTCATGTTGACATATTGGTGAATAACGCCGGAATCATCCGGCGGCAGGACGCTGTTGAGTTTTCGGAAAAAGACTGGGATGATGTCATGAACATCAATATTAAGACCGTCTTTTTCTTCAGTCAGGCAGCTGCCAGGCAATTTATCAAACAAGGCAAGGGCGGTAAAATAATTAATATCGCTTCTATGTTATCCTTTCAGGGTGGCATACGAGTGCCTTCCTATACGGCCAGCAAGAGCGGCGTTATGGGAGTTACCCGGTTACTGGCCAATGAATGGGCGAAGTACAATATCAATGTAAACGGCATTGCGCCCGGCTATATGGCAACCGACAATACCGCGCCCCTCAGAGCCGATGCTGTCCGCAGCGCGGAAATTTTGGAAAGAATACCGGCCGGACGCTGGGGAACACCGGAAGATTTGGGCGGCCCGGTAGTCTTTCTTGCCTCTCAGGCTTCCGACTATGTAAACGGCTATACGCTGGCGGTGGACGGCGGCTGGCTGGCACGATAA